Proteins from a single region of Lemur catta isolate mLemCat1 chromosome 24, mLemCat1.pri, whole genome shotgun sequence:
- the THAP9 gene encoding LOW QUALITY PROTEIN: DNA transposase THAP9 (The sequence of the model RefSeq protein was modified relative to this genomic sequence to represent the inferred CDS: substituted 1 base at 1 genomic stop codon): protein MTRSCSAVGCSTRDTVLSRERGLSFHQFPTDTIQRSQWIRAVNRVDPRSKKIWIPGPGAILCSKHFQESDFESYGIRRKLKKGAVPSVSLYKVPQGIHLKGKARQKILKQPLPDNSEEVAAEDHNYSLKTPLTAGAEKLAEVQRMLQVSKKRLLSVKNYRMIKKRKDLQLIDALVEEKLLSEETECLLRAQFSDFKWELYNWRETDEYSTEMKQFACTLYLCSSKVYDYVRKILKLPHSSILRTWLSRCQPSPGFDSNVFSFLQRRVEGGDQLYQYCSLIVKSVSLKQQLQWDPRSHSLQGFMDFGLGKLDADETPLASETVLLMAVGIFGHWRTPLGYFFVNRASGCLQAQLLRLTIGKLSDIGITVLAVTSDATAHSVQMAKALGIHMDGDSVKCTFQHPASSSQQVAYFFDSCHLLRLVRNAFQNFQSIRFISGTAHWQHLVELAALEEQELSKMERIPGKLANLKNHVLKTNCAAQLFSESVARALEYLLSLGLPPFQNCIGTVHFLRLINNLFDIFNSRNRHGKGLKGPLLPETYGRINQVLIEAKTIFVTLSDASNNQIIKGKQKLGFLGFLLNAESLKWLYQNYVSPKVMPLPYLLTYKFSQDHLELFLKALRQVLVTSSSPTCGAFQRAYHHLQTSCRSQDEAYLSDVSLFDMSVARRKDLALWAVQRQYGVSTAETPFPTEGIWQDWSACPLSEALLDLSDHGRRLVCYAGYIANKLAALLTCEECIRVLYASDLKASKTGSLLCVKKKNGLHFPSESLYRVVNTCEQVVRTHARMATSELVPKQREYLQQKILHELSGNVCLFVDLDVHLFDGEACAVNHFVKLLKDIIKCFLTIRATDVAQYPLKHHSERTERETXPRKHWSSLQDYKCSSFANTNKFRHLPCNDGYPFK, encoded by the exons ATGACCCGAAGTTGCTCCGCAGTGGGCTGCAGCACCCGGGACACCGTGCTGAGCCGGGAGCGCGGCCTCTCCTTCCACCA ATTTCCAACTGACACCATCCAGCGCTCACAATGGATCAGGGCTGTTAATCGTGTGGATCCCAGAAGCAAAAAGATTTGGATTCCAGGACCAGGTGCCATACTGTGTTCCAAACACTTTCAAGAAAGTGACTTTGAGTCATATGGCATaagaagaaagctgaaaaaaGGAGCTGTCCCTTCTGTTTCTCTATACAAG GTGCCTCAAGGTATACACCTTAAAGGTAAAGCAAGacaaaaaatcctaaaacaaccACTTCCAGATAACTCTGAAGAGGTTGCTGCTGAGGATCACAACTATAGTTTAAAGACACCTTTGACAGCAGGTGCAGAGAAACTGGCTGAGGTGCAACGGATGTTACAAGTGTCCAAAAAAAGGCTTCTCTCTGTAAAAAACTACAGGATGATCAAGAAGAGAAAGGACTTACAATTAATTGATGCACTTGTAGAAGAGAAGCTACTTTCTGAAGAGACAGAGTGTCTGCTCCGAGCTCAATTCTCAG attttAAGTGGGAGTTATACAATTGGAGAGAAACAGACGAGTACTCCACAGAAATGAAACAATTTGCATGTACCCTCTACTTGTGCAGTAGCAAAGTCTACGACTATGTAAGAAAGATTCTTAAGTTGCCTCATTCTTCCATCCTCAGAAC GTGGTTATCCAGATGCCAGCCCAGTCCAGGCTTCGACAGCaacgttttttcttttctgcagcgAAGAGTGGAGGGCGGAGACCAGCTGTACCAGTACTGCTCGCTGATCGTAAAAAGCGTGTCCCTCAAGCAGCAGCTGCAGTGGGACCCCCGCAGTCACAGTTTGCAGGGGTTTATGGACTTTGGTCTGGGAAAACTCGACGCCGATGAGACACCACTTGCCTCGGAAACGGTTTTGTTAATGGCAGTGGGTATCTTTGGCCACTGGAGAACACCTCTGGGTTATTTCTTTGTAAACAGAGCGTCCGGGTGTTTGCAAGCTCAGCTGCTTCGTCTGACGATCGGCAAACTGAGTGACATCGGGATCACAGTCCTGGCTGTCACCTCGGACGCCACGGCGCACAGCGTTCAGATGGCAAAAGCGCTGGGCATCCACATGGACGGCGACAGCGTGAAGTGCACCTTCCAGCACCCGGCGTCCTCCAGCCAGCAGGTCGCCTACTTCTTTGACTCCTGCCACTTGCTGAGACTGGTGAGAAACGCGTTCCAGAATTTTCAAAGCATCCGTTTTATCAGCGGCACAGCGCACTGGCAGCACCTGGTGGAGCTGGCAGCACTGGAGGAGCAGGAGTTATCGAAGATGGAAAGAATCCCGGGGAAGCTTGCAAATCTGAAAAATCATGTCCTGAAAACGAATTGCGCTGCCCAGCTGTTTAGCGAGAGCGTAGCCAGAGCACTGGAGTACTTGCTGTCGCTAGGCCTGCCGCCTTTCCAAAACTGCATCGGGACCGTCCACTTTCTGCGCCTAATTAACAATCTCTTTGACATTTTTAACAGCAGGAATCGGCACGGGAAGGGACTTAAGGGGCCCCTGTTGCCTGAGACGTACGGCCGAATAAACCAGGTGCTGATCGAAGCCAAGACCATCTTTGTCACACTGTCTGACGCCAGCAATAACCAGATCATCAAAGGCAAGCAGAAACTGGGATTCCTGGGGTTTCTACTCAACGCCGAGAGCTTAAAATGGCTTTACCAAAACTACGTTTCCCCAAAGGTCATGCCTCTTCCGTACCTTCTGACTTACAAATTCAGTCAAGATCACCTGGAATTATTTCTAAAGGCGCTCAGGCAGGTCCTGGTGACCAGCTCCAGCCCGACCTGCGGGGCATTCCAGAGAGCGTACCATCACTTGCAGACCAGCTGCAGGTCTCAAGACGAGGCCTACCTGAGTGACGTCAGCCTCTTTGACATGTCGGTGGCTCGCAGGAAAGACCTGGCCCTCTGGGCAGTTCAGCGCCAGTACGGCGTCAGCACGGCCGAGACCCCCTTTCCCACGGAGGGCATCTGGCAAGACTGGTCCGCCTGTCCGCTGAGCGAGGCGTTGCTGGACCTGTCGGACCACGGGCGCAGGCTCGTCTGCTACGCCGGTTATATTGCAAATAAGTTAGCCGCCCTGTTGACGTGTGAGGAGTGCATCAGGGTGCTGTACGCGTCGGATCTCAAAGCCTCTAAAACTGGGTCCCTGTTGTGCGTTAAAAAGAAGAACGGTTTGCATTTTCCTTCAGAAAGTCTCTATCGGGTCGTAAATACGTGTGAGCAAGTTGTGCGAACCCATGCAAGAATGGCAACTTCTGAACTGGTCCCTAAGCAGAGGGAGTATCTCCAACAGAAAATACTCCATGAGCTTTCTGGGAATGTCTGTCTTTTTGTAGACTTAGACGTGCATCTCTTTGATGGCGAAGCGTGTGCCGTCAATCACTTTGTCAAGCTGCTAAAAGATATAATAAAGTGTTTCTTAACCATCAGAGCTACAGATGTAGCTCAGTACCCTTTAAAACATCACTCGGAAAGAACTGAGAGGGAAACTTGACCAAGGAAGCACTGGTCATCCTTACAGGATTACAAATGTTCAAGTTTTGCTAATACTAATAAATTCAGGCATTTGCCATGTAATGACGGATATCCATTCAAATGA